In Brevibacillus brevis NBRC 100599, a single genomic region encodes these proteins:
- a CDS encoding aldo/keto reductase, translated as MKYRRLGKTDLNVSVIGVGTWQFGGEWGLDFSQEAVDQILDKAKDLGINLIDTAECYGDHLSEQLIGGYLKKNRREDWIVATKFGHHFHDKFSRTNHYGAAEVQQQLEKSLQALQTDYIDLYQFHSGPDEAFDNDDLWTYLDKQVQAGTIRHLGLSIAKNDNMHQTSAATSVNAKAIQVVYNRLDQKPEEGVFASCQQQDLGVLARVPLASGYLSGKYKPGSVFGGNDVRHRHDQEHVNKLLLQVEEIKKNEVPEGMDMAQWALAWCLKHPAVTTVIPGSKSPAQVEANAKAADYVSDEHPQAMSK; from the coding sequence ATGAAGTACCGCAGATTAGGAAAAACGGATCTGAACGTATCCGTAATCGGTGTAGGTACCTGGCAATTTGGCGGGGAGTGGGGACTGGATTTCTCCCAAGAAGCTGTTGACCAGATTCTCGACAAAGCAAAAGATCTCGGCATCAACTTGATTGATACAGCGGAATGCTACGGAGATCATCTGTCCGAACAGCTTATCGGGGGATATTTGAAAAAAAACCGCCGGGAAGACTGGATTGTGGCGACGAAATTCGGGCATCATTTTCACGACAAATTTTCTCGAACCAATCATTATGGAGCGGCTGAAGTTCAGCAGCAATTGGAAAAATCACTACAAGCCTTACAGACCGACTATATTGACTTGTACCAATTCCACTCGGGACCTGACGAAGCATTTGACAATGATGACTTGTGGACCTACCTCGACAAGCAGGTGCAGGCAGGAACGATCCGCCATCTCGGACTCTCGATTGCGAAAAATGATAACATGCATCAAACATCTGCTGCTACTTCGGTAAATGCAAAAGCCATCCAGGTAGTTTACAATCGTCTGGATCAAAAGCCGGAAGAAGGTGTATTTGCTTCTTGCCAGCAGCAAGACCTGGGTGTATTGGCTCGCGTTCCGTTGGCGAGTGGTTATTTGAGCGGAAAGTATAAGCCGGGTTCTGTATTCGGTGGAAACGATGTGCGACATCGACACGATCAGGAGCATGTCAACAAGCTGCTCCTCCAAGTAGAAGAAATCAAGAAAAATGAAGTTCCAGAAGGAATGGATATGGCGCAGTGGGCACTGGCGTGGTGCCTCAAGCATCCGGCTGTCACGACCGTGATCCCAGGGAGCAAGAGCCCAGCGCAGGTAGAGGCAAATGCCAAAGCGGCTGACTATGTGAGCGATGAGCATCCACAAGCGATGTCGAAATAA
- a CDS encoding thiol-disulfide oxidoreductase DCC family protein produces the protein MEGCLMKAGREVDHPAYLLLFDGVCHLCHGAVQFILKRDPHGYIHFASLQSQRAQEILSHYNYQEKDMSSVVFIANGQLYTKSDAILHVGRKLQGGWPLLSNVARLIPRPVRNPIYDWVARNRYRWMGKAEQCLLPTPQIRSRFLD, from the coding sequence ATGGAGGGCTGTCTCATGAAAGCAGGCAGAGAAGTGGACCATCCTGCGTACCTGTTACTGTTTGATGGGGTTTGTCATCTGTGCCACGGTGCTGTGCAGTTTATTTTGAAGCGTGATCCGCACGGTTACATTCATTTTGCTTCCTTGCAGTCACAGAGAGCGCAGGAAATTTTGTCTCATTACAACTATCAGGAAAAAGACATGTCATCCGTGGTCTTTATCGCCAACGGACAGCTATATACAAAATCGGATGCGATCCTGCACGTTGGTCGCAAGCTTCAAGGTGGATGGCCTCTGCTGTCAAATGTAGCTCGGCTCATCCCAAGGCCTGTCCGCAATCCGATTTATGATTGGGTCGCGAGAAATCGATATCGGTGGATGGGTAAAGCAGAGCAATGCCTGCTTCCTACCCCGCAGATTAGATCCCGCTTTTTGGATTAA